In one Nocardioides luteus genomic region, the following are encoded:
- a CDS encoding lysoplasmalogenase produces MQSLTVLVALLTAVDAVTDWACVWFGWRRLHYVTKPLVMVGLMGLTVLMGLVSGGEPAAWWLLVALFFGMLGDISMIGSSTRRFLGGVGLFFVGHLAYAVTFLTLGLDAPAWSWAGFAAAIVLAIPMGRVLRGARRMGGTPVAAALAAYSLVIATMLVLAWLTGSVWIAAGALVFVISDTLIGLNLAEHGNEPPRLTDVAIMTTYHVGQALITAGVLLQLS; encoded by the coding sequence ATGCAGAGCCTGACAGTCCTGGTCGCCCTCCTCACCGCCGTCGATGCCGTCACCGACTGGGCCTGCGTGTGGTTCGGCTGGCGACGGCTCCACTACGTCACCAAGCCGCTGGTGATGGTGGGGCTCATGGGGCTGACGGTGCTGATGGGGCTGGTCAGCGGCGGGGAGCCGGCCGCCTGGTGGCTGCTCGTCGCGCTCTTCTTCGGGATGCTCGGGGACATCTCGATGATCGGGTCCTCGACCCGCCGTTTCCTCGGCGGAGTGGGGCTGTTCTTCGTCGGCCACCTGGCGTACGCCGTGACCTTCCTCACCCTCGGCCTCGACGCCCCCGCGTGGTCCTGGGCCGGCTTCGCCGCGGCGATCGTGCTCGCGATCCCGATGGGGCGGGTGCTCCGGGGCGCCCGCCGGATGGGCGGTACGCCGGTGGCGGCGGCGCTGGCTGCGTACTCGCTCGTGATCGCCACCATGCTCGTGCTCGCCTGGCTGACCGGGAGCGTGTGGATCGCCGCGGGTGCGCTCGTCTTCGTCATCAGCGACACCCTGATCGGGCTCAACCTCGCCGAGCACGGCAACGAGCCGCCGCGCCTGACCGACGTGGCGATCATGACGACCTACCACGTCGGCCAGGCGCTGATCACGGCCGGAGTGCTGCTACAGCTCTCCTAG
- a CDS encoding FtsK/SpoIIIE family DNA translocase has translation MATRTSSPPGSRSSTTTKSTRPRSTTTTKRATATSRARSKATPAKRRPAAKKKTTNRTPPRAVRSGPSPIAVLFDAIFSTIASLWLAIAGGVAAVFRVGGQAASDLEPEHRRDGAGLFLIGLAVLVAAGVWFQLGGQFFDVVRIAVAGVVGKVGWLVPVGLVVAGARLMRDPVDAAPVGRLAIGWAAFLMATLGIIQIANGNPQPTSGDSTELQWAGGAIGYVVASLLLDVLRSTAVVVVLLSLLVVFGVLVITGTPLYQVPGRLVELRDRALGLTPPEELSESGTNIRRVRRSGKLFADDDTFDPEGFEPYETPLLEEEKPKKKRKKDGLDIALALDDDSDADTQPDEVVASDAAGLMPAVSDSGPKPGAKRDLEPPPHAELPQRVEQLMLAGDVAYTLPASDLLKPGSPHKARSKASDDIVNRLQAVLEEFNIDAAVTGYTRGPTVTRYVVELGAGVKVEKITGIQKNIAYAVASADVRILSPIPGKSAVGVEIPNSDKEIVTLGDVLRSNAARGDHHPMITGVGKDVEGGFVVANLAKMPHLLVAGATGSGKSSFINSMITSVLMRATPDEVRMIMVDPKRVELNSYEGVPHLITPIITNPKKAAEALAWVVREMDMRYDDLANFGFRHVDDFNKAVRAGKVQVPPDSERVLSPYPYLLVIVDELADLMMVAPRDVEDAVVRITQLARAAGIHLVLATQRPSVDVVTGLIKANVPSRLAFATSSLADSRVILDQPGAEKLVGQGDGLFLPMGSSKPIRVQGSWVSESEVNAVVKSVKGQLEPVYREDVTAPAESKRVLDDDIGDDMDLVIQAIELIVSTQFGSTSMLQRKLRVGFAKAGRLMDILESRGVVGPSEGSKARDVLVKPDEIDGVIATIQGEM, from the coding sequence ATGGCGACCCGTACGTCTTCCCCGCCGGGTTCGCGGAGCTCGACCACCACCAAGAGCACCCGTCCCCGGAGTACGACCACGACAAAGCGAGCAACGGCCACGAGCCGGGCCCGCTCCAAGGCGACGCCGGCCAAACGCCGTCCAGCCGCCAAGAAGAAGACGACGAACCGTACGCCACCCCGTGCCGTACGCAGCGGGCCCAGCCCGATCGCGGTCCTCTTCGACGCCATCTTCTCGACCATCGCGAGCCTGTGGCTGGCGATCGCCGGGGGAGTGGCCGCCGTCTTCCGCGTCGGCGGCCAGGCTGCCAGCGACCTCGAGCCGGAGCACCGGCGCGACGGCGCCGGCCTGTTCCTGATCGGCCTCGCCGTCCTCGTCGCCGCCGGCGTCTGGTTCCAGCTCGGCGGACAGTTCTTCGACGTCGTCCGCATCGCCGTGGCCGGCGTGGTCGGCAAGGTCGGCTGGCTGGTGCCGGTCGGCCTCGTCGTCGCCGGCGCGCGACTGATGCGCGACCCGGTCGACGCCGCCCCGGTCGGGCGGCTCGCGATCGGCTGGGCCGCGTTCCTGATGGCGACGCTCGGCATCATCCAGATCGCCAACGGCAACCCGCAGCCCACCTCGGGCGACAGCACCGAGCTGCAGTGGGCGGGTGGCGCCATCGGCTACGTCGTGGCCAGCCTGCTGCTCGACGTCCTGCGCTCGACGGCCGTGGTCGTCGTACTCCTGTCTCTTCTCGTCGTCTTCGGTGTCCTGGTCATCACCGGGACCCCGCTCTACCAGGTGCCGGGCCGGCTGGTGGAGCTGCGCGACCGGGCCCTGGGCCTGACCCCGCCCGAGGAGCTGAGCGAGAGCGGCACCAACATCCGGCGGGTGCGCCGGAGCGGCAAGCTCTTCGCCGACGACGACACCTTCGACCCGGAGGGCTTCGAGCCCTACGAGACGCCGCTCCTCGAGGAGGAGAAGCCGAAGAAGAAGCGCAAGAAGGACGGGCTCGACATCGCGCTCGCTCTCGACGACGACTCGGACGCCGACACCCAGCCCGACGAGGTCGTGGCGAGCGACGCGGCCGGCCTCATGCCCGCGGTCTCGGACAGCGGCCCGAAGCCGGGAGCCAAGCGCGACCTCGAGCCGCCGCCGCACGCGGAGCTGCCGCAGCGCGTCGAGCAGCTGATGCTCGCCGGCGACGTCGCCTACACCCTCCCGGCCAGCGACCTGCTCAAGCCCGGCTCGCCGCACAAGGCCCGCTCGAAGGCCTCCGACGACATCGTCAACCGGCTCCAGGCGGTGCTGGAGGAGTTCAACATCGACGCCGCGGTGACCGGCTACACCCGTGGCCCGACGGTCACCCGCTACGTGGTCGAGCTCGGCGCCGGGGTGAAGGTCGAGAAGATCACCGGGATCCAGAAGAACATCGCCTACGCGGTGGCCTCCGCCGACGTACGCATCCTCTCGCCGATCCCCGGCAAGTCCGCCGTCGGCGTCGAGATCCCGAACTCCGACAAGGAGATCGTCACCCTCGGCGACGTGCTCCGCTCCAACGCGGCGCGCGGCGACCACCACCCGATGATCACCGGTGTCGGCAAGGACGTCGAGGGCGGCTTCGTGGTCGCCAACCTCGCCAAGATGCCGCACCTGCTGGTCGCGGGTGCGACCGGCTCGGGTAAGTCGTCCTTCATCAACTCGATGATCACCTCAGTCCTGATGCGGGCGACGCCCGACGAGGTCCGGATGATCATGGTCGACCCCAAGCGGGTCGAGCTGAACTCCTACGAGGGCGTGCCGCACCTGATCACGCCGATCATCACCAACCCGAAGAAGGCCGCCGAGGCGCTGGCCTGGGTCGTACGCGAGATGGACATGCGCTACGACGACCTGGCCAACTTCGGCTTCCGTCACGTCGACGACTTCAACAAGGCCGTCCGCGCCGGGAAGGTGCAGGTCCCGCCCGACTCCGAGCGGGTCCTGTCGCCCTACCCCTACCTGCTGGTGATCGTCGACGAGCTCGCCGACCTGATGATGGTCGCCCCGCGCGATGTCGAGGACGCGGTCGTACGCATCACCCAGCTCGCCCGCGCCGCCGGCATCCACCTGGTGCTGGCCACGCAGCGGCCCTCGGTCGACGTCGTCACCGGTCTGATCAAGGCCAACGTGCCCTCGAGGCTCGCCTTCGCGACCTCGTCGCTGGCCGACTCGCGCGTCATCCTGGACCAGCCCGGCGCGGAGAAGCTGGTCGGTCAGGGCGACGGGCTCTTCCTGCCGATGGGCTCCTCCAAGCCGATCCGTGTGCAGGGCTCGTGGGTCTCCGAGTCCGAGGTCAACGCGGTCGTGAAGTCGGTCAAGGGCCAGCTCGAGCCGGTCTACCGCGAAGACGTGACCGCACCCGCGGAGTCCAAGCGGGTGCTGGACGACGACATCGGCGACGACATGGACCTGGTCATCCAGGCGATCGAGCTGATCGTCTCGACCCAGTTCGGGTCGACCTCGATGCTGCAGCGCAAGCTGCGCGTCGGGTTCGCCAAGGCCGGCCGCCTCATGGACATCCTCGAGTCGCGCGGCGTGGTCGGTCCCTCCGAGGGCTCCAAGGCACGCGACGTACTCGTCAAGCCGGACGAGATCGACGGCGTCATCGCAACGATCCAGGGGGAGATGTGA
- a CDS encoding helix-turn-helix domain-containing protein: MSENPVTAETVDPEETVETPDVDVDVDVVEVRRNGRLALVVALASLLVGLAFVLRGGIEGYLVGLILLAVAAVQGWTAWDSRMPLLLVDEQGVRLRFGQTWQGIPWSKIESVEHTPRPDGIERFWKDGRIGVLLHDEDEVLDELSPTARRQAMLTERLYGLPFSLPLGLSTRVLGAGDDVTEAIAVVAAEGVEVVEIDPGLDAEPEAEPEDDSAEDTGGEAVDEAVDGIVGAPVEDGDTAIRPPLPAGAGDTNPRMLRVLDEPDINAADAADEAGQDQVDRDTETTGVTARSAEQDETTTKTDAEPALKAEAKAEPVAPLREPSTAVRVDVRYVPEEPQETIAVHGANALQLEPAESDVVDAETEPDEETQVFAIESADEDAEPEGVRPLAEPEEGIKALAPSTSSVRRIDDVDDEPTEVVPTKVPEIGAEIAAARRRLALDVEGLAEWTRIRPHVIEAIEVDDFGPCGGDFYARGHLRTLARVLGIEVAPLLRTYDEKYASGPVSARAVFEAELAHSAAIRPVRRMRGGPSWSVLVAAVMAVILVWSVARLVIDGTQHEPQAGAIQLDGSAGTDSPYGKSSPVPVTISAAGGGAHVVVRDSRGKVVFSGDLAFGESKQLQVTPPLRVQTSDGSLKVAVGESKARALGKTGEAAQRTYTAN; this comes from the coding sequence GTGAGCGAGAACCCAGTGACGGCCGAGACCGTCGACCCTGAAGAGACCGTCGAGACTCCCGACGTCGATGTCGATGTCGATGTCGTCGAGGTACGCCGCAACGGCCGGCTCGCACTGGTGGTGGCGCTCGCGTCGCTGCTGGTCGGCCTCGCCTTCGTGCTGCGCGGCGGCATCGAGGGCTATCTGGTCGGTCTGATCCTGCTCGCCGTCGCGGCGGTGCAGGGCTGGACGGCCTGGGACTCCCGGATGCCGCTGCTGCTCGTGGACGAGCAGGGCGTACGTCTCCGCTTCGGCCAGACCTGGCAGGGCATCCCGTGGTCGAAGATCGAGTCCGTCGAGCACACCCCGCGTCCGGACGGGATCGAACGGTTCTGGAAGGACGGCCGCATCGGCGTGCTGCTGCACGACGAGGACGAGGTGCTCGACGAGCTCTCGCCGACCGCGCGGCGCCAGGCGATGCTGACCGAGCGTCTCTACGGCCTGCCGTTCTCGCTTCCGCTGGGCCTCTCGACCCGCGTCCTGGGCGCCGGCGACGATGTCACCGAGGCCATCGCGGTCGTCGCCGCCGAGGGTGTCGAGGTCGTCGAGATCGATCCCGGTCTCGACGCCGAGCCGGAGGCGGAGCCCGAGGACGACAGCGCCGAGGACACCGGCGGTGAGGCCGTCGACGAGGCCGTCGACGGCATCGTCGGGGCCCCGGTCGAGGACGGCGACACGGCCATCCGGCCGCCCCTGCCTGCGGGGGCCGGTGACACCAACCCCCGGATGCTCCGGGTCTTGGACGAGCCTGATATCAATGCCGCGGACGCGGCGGACGAGGCGGGGCAGGACCAGGTGGATCGGGACACTGAGACGACCGGAGTGACCGCGCGCAGCGCGGAGCAGGACGAGACGACGACCAAGACCGACGCCGAGCCTGCGCTGAAGGCCGAGGCGAAGGCGGAGCCGGTCGCGCCGCTTCGCGAGCCGTCGACGGCGGTCCGGGTCGACGTACGCTACGTGCCCGAGGAGCCTCAGGAGACCATCGCGGTCCACGGCGCGAACGCGCTCCAGCTGGAGCCGGCGGAGTCCGACGTCGTGGACGCAGAGACGGAGCCCGACGAGGAGACCCAGGTCTTCGCGATCGAGTCGGCCGACGAGGACGCCGAGCCCGAAGGCGTTCGGCCGCTCGCCGAGCCCGAGGAGGGCATCAAGGCGCTCGCCCCTTCGACGAGCTCTGTGCGCCGGATCGACGACGTCGACGACGAGCCCACCGAGGTGGTCCCGACCAAGGTCCCGGAGATCGGTGCCGAGATCGCTGCCGCCCGTCGCCGGCTCGCCCTCGACGTCGAGGGCCTCGCCGAGTGGACGCGGATCCGTCCGCACGTGATCGAGGCGATCGAGGTCGACGACTTCGGCCCCTGCGGTGGCGACTTCTACGCCCGGGGCCACCTGCGTACGCTCGCCCGTGTCCTCGGCATCGAGGTCGCGCCGCTGCTGCGCACCTACGACGAGAAGTACGCCTCCGGCCCGGTCAGCGCGCGCGCCGTCTTCGAGGCCGAGCTCGCCCACAGTGCGGCGATCCGCCCGGTCCGGCGGATGCGTGGCGGTCCGTCCTGGTCGGTCCTGGTCGCCGCCGTGATGGCGGTCATCCTGGTCTGGTCGGTCGCCCGTCTGGTCATCGACGGCACCCAGCACGAGCCCCAGGCCGGAGCGATCCAGCTCGACGGCTCGGCCGGCACCGACAGCCCCTACGGCAAGTCCTCGCCGGTCCCGGTGACCATCTCCGCCGCCGGAGGCGGTGCCCACGTCGTCGTACGCGACTCGCGCGGCAAGGTCGTCTTCAGCGGCGACCTCGCCTTCGGTGAGTCCAAGCAGCTCCAGGTCACCCCGCCGCTGCGCGTCCAGACCTCCGACGGCTCGCTCAAGGTCGCGGTCGGGGAGAGCAAGGCCAGGGCCCTCGGCAAGACCGGCGAGGCCGCCCAGCGCACCTACACCGCCAACTGA
- a CDS encoding glycoside hydrolase family 16 protein yields the protein MRSLKALGAAVVAAGVVAVAIPLSSFGQASEASEPGTPAGWTKVWSDDFTGASGSRINTNNWIYDIGHSYPGGAANWGTGEIAYHTDSTQNVYQDGGGNLVIKPIRDGAGNWTSGRIETTRTDFQPPAGGVLRVESRIQMPNVTGAAAQGIWPAFWMLGEPFRGNYWNWPGIGEIDIMENVNGANQVWGTLHCGTSPGGPCNETTGLGGTIQGCPGSTCQSSFHTYAMEWDRSTSPQQIRFYVDNTHYHTVRSDQVDATTWNNATNHGFFIILNVAIGGGWPGNPTAATASGVPMLVDYVAVYSKGGGTTEPTDPPAPGSRDAYSTIQAESYNDQSGTQTEATTDTGGGQNVGYLSNGDWLRYDGVNFGSSAARTFSARVASGAPAGVSGLVEVRLDNVNNAPIGSFSVANTGGWQSWRTVPGSISGVTGTHTVFLRFTSGQPADFVNLNWFTFSR from the coding sequence ATGAGAAGTCTCAAGGCATTAGGAGCCGCCGTCGTCGCGGCGGGTGTGGTCGCGGTGGCGATCCCGCTGTCATCGTTCGGACAGGCGTCCGAGGCGTCGGAGCCGGGCACGCCGGCCGGCTGGACCAAGGTGTGGAGCGACGACTTCACCGGTGCGTCCGGGTCCCGGATCAACACGAACAACTGGATCTACGACATCGGCCACTCCTACCCCGGAGGTGCCGCCAACTGGGGCACCGGGGAGATCGCGTATCACACCGACAGCACCCAGAACGTCTACCAGGACGGCGGCGGCAACCTCGTCATCAAGCCGATCCGCGACGGCGCCGGCAACTGGACCTCGGGTCGCATCGAGACCACCCGGACCGACTTCCAGCCGCCCGCGGGCGGCGTGCTCCGCGTCGAGAGCCGCATCCAGATGCCGAACGTCACCGGCGCGGCCGCGCAGGGCATCTGGCCGGCGTTCTGGATGCTCGGCGAGCCCTTCCGGGGCAACTACTGGAACTGGCCGGGCATCGGCGAGATCGACATCATGGAGAACGTCAACGGCGCCAACCAGGTCTGGGGCACGCTGCACTGCGGCACCTCGCCCGGCGGCCCGTGCAACGAGACCACCGGCCTCGGCGGGACCATCCAGGGCTGCCCCGGCTCGACCTGCCAGTCCTCGTTCCACACCTACGCGATGGAGTGGGACCGGAGCACCAGCCCGCAGCAGATCCGGTTCTACGTCGACAACACGCACTACCACACGGTCCGCTCGGACCAGGTCGACGCGACCACCTGGAACAACGCGACCAACCACGGCTTCTTCATCATCCTCAACGTCGCGATCGGTGGGGGCTGGCCCGGCAACCCGACCGCGGCGACCGCGTCCGGGGTGCCGATGCTGGTCGACTACGTCGCGGTCTACTCCAAGGGCGGAGGCACCACCGAGCCGACCGACCCGCCCGCACCGGGCAGCCGGGACGCCTACTCGACCATCCAGGCCGAGTCCTACAACGATCAGAGCGGCACCCAGACCGAGGCGACCACCGACACCGGCGGCGGCCAGAACGTCGGTTACCTCAGCAACGGCGACTGGCTCCGCTACGACGGCGTGAACTTCGGCTCGAGCGCGGCGCGCACGTTCTCGGCCCGGGTCGCCTCCGGTGCTCCCGCCGGGGTCAGCGGCCTGGTGGAGGTACGCCTCGACAACGTGAACAACGCCCCGATCGGCAGCTTCTCGGTGGCCAACACCGGAGGCTGGCAGAGCTGGCGTACGGTCCCGGGCAGCATCAGCGGGGTGACCGGTACGCACACGGTGTTCCTGCGCTTCACCAGCGGCCAGCCGGCCGACTTCGTCAACCTCAACTGGTTCACGTTCTCCCGGTGA